In Dyadobacter subterraneus, a single genomic region encodes these proteins:
- a CDS encoding TraG family conjugative transposon ATPase, producing the protein MEKLLEDLLPILEVSGGCLLSKQGDVTLGFQLQLPEIFTLSEQQYEAFHQSWVKALKMLPVGSVFHKQDYFLKSTYKADFSRDDTSFLTHCSERFFNERPFLDHRCYVFITKKPTDRKPSSSILSNLLRPSLFPKESLDEQALQEFRGSAGQFKRIMEDSGFVKMRPLEDQELLSTAAKQGLLEQYLYLSENSGSKLMRDIHFDKGIRIGDQYCQLFTLADAADLPGVCSASIPYEKYSSERTKFSTGFASSLGQLLSCNHIYNQFIFIEDPDKALKRLESKRLRLQSLSLHARENHLALDATNEFLNEAIKEQRMPVKAHFNLMVWSDDLSQMKEIKNMTTSALAQIDAAARQEITGAAQIFWGAMPGNQADFPMNETFDTFTEQAACFLNLETSYRSSLSPVGIRLGDRLSGRPMHVDISDEPIQMGICTNRNKFILGPSGSGKSFFTNHMVRSYFETGAHIVLVDVGHSYKGLCDMVGGYYFTYEEKSPIEFNPFYVPKGEQLDTEKKESIKTLLLSLWKKDDETFTRSEYVALSNALTLYFSHLDQNPDIFACFNSFYEFLKLDFTRIIQADNVKEKDFDIHNFLYVLMPYYRGGEFDYLLNAKRNLDLLHQRFIVFELDNVKEHPILFPIVTIIIMELFISKMRKLEGTRKVLLIEEAWKAIAKEGMDEYIKYIFKTVRKYFGEAIVVTQEIEDIISSPVVKQAIINNSDCKILLDQSKYQNKFDQIQDLLGLTEKEKAQVLSVNKANDPLRKYKEVFISLGGVLSKVYRTEVSPEEYLSYTTEQTEKVKVNQYARKYGSIKKGIQVLAQEMLAAARQ; encoded by the coding sequence ATGGAAAAGCTACTCGAAGATTTGCTGCCGATCCTGGAAGTATCCGGTGGATGCCTGCTTTCCAAGCAGGGTGATGTAACCCTTGGATTTCAGCTTCAGCTGCCCGAGATTTTCACCCTCTCAGAGCAGCAGTATGAAGCCTTTCATCAAAGCTGGGTAAAGGCCCTAAAAATGCTTCCGGTCGGAAGTGTGTTTCACAAACAGGACTACTTTTTAAAAAGCACCTACAAGGCTGATTTCAGTAGGGACGACACCAGTTTTCTGACCCATTGCTCCGAGCGATTCTTTAACGAGCGGCCCTTTCTTGATCACCGCTGCTATGTATTTATCACCAAAAAGCCCACTGACAGAAAACCTTCCAGTTCAATTCTCTCAAATCTTTTACGGCCAAGCCTTTTTCCCAAAGAAAGCCTCGATGAGCAGGCCCTGCAGGAATTTCGCGGCAGCGCCGGCCAGTTCAAAAGGATCATGGAGGATTCAGGGTTTGTCAAGATGCGTCCGCTGGAAGATCAGGAGCTTTTAAGCACAGCGGCCAAACAGGGGCTTTTGGAACAGTACCTTTATTTATCCGAGAACAGCGGATCTAAGCTGATGCGCGACATTCATTTTGATAAAGGTATCAGGATCGGGGACCAGTACTGTCAGCTATTTACGCTGGCTGACGCGGCGGATCTACCCGGGGTTTGCAGCGCTTCGATCCCTTACGAGAAATATTCCAGTGAGCGCACCAAGTTTAGCACCGGATTTGCAAGCAGTCTTGGCCAGCTCTTATCCTGCAACCACATTTATAACCAGTTCATTTTTATCGAGGATCCTGATAAAGCCTTAAAGCGGCTGGAAAGCAAAAGGCTTCGGCTGCAATCACTGTCGCTGCACGCGCGCGAGAACCACCTGGCACTTGATGCGACCAATGAATTTTTAAATGAAGCGATCAAAGAGCAGCGAATGCCGGTGAAAGCACATTTTAATCTGATGGTATGGAGCGATGATCTTTCACAGATGAAGGAAATCAAAAACATGACCACATCGGCCCTTGCCCAGATTGATGCTGCCGCCCGGCAGGAGATCACCGGAGCTGCCCAGATCTTCTGGGGTGCGATGCCTGGCAACCAGGCTGATTTTCCCATGAACGAGACCTTTGATACCTTCACAGAACAGGCCGCCTGTTTTCTGAATCTGGAAACCAGCTACCGCTCTTCTCTGAGCCCGGTCGGCATCAGGCTTGGTGACCGGCTGAGCGGAAGGCCCATGCACGTGGATATTTCCGATGAACCGATCCAGATGGGGATCTGCACGAATAGAAACAAGTTTATTTTAGGACCATCCGGCTCTGGCAAAAGCTTTTTTACCAACCATATGGTCAGAAGCTACTTTGAGACAGGCGCCCATATCGTGCTGGTCGATGTGGGTCACAGCTACAAGGGACTTTGTGATATGGTGGGCGGTTACTATTTTACCTATGAAGAAAAAAGCCCCATCGAGTTTAATCCGTTCTACGTGCCGAAGGGAGAGCAGCTTGACACCGAAAAAAAAGAAAGTATCAAAACCCTTCTTTTGTCTCTTTGGAAAAAAGACGATGAGACCTTTACGCGCAGTGAGTATGTGGCTCTTTCCAATGCACTGACCCTGTATTTTTCACACCTGGATCAAAACCCGGACATCTTTGCCTGTTTTAACAGTTTCTATGAATTTTTAAAATTGGATTTTACCCGCATCATCCAGGCTGATAATGTAAAAGAAAAGGACTTTGACATCCACAACTTTCTGTACGTTTTGATGCCCTATTACCGTGGCGGAGAGTTTGACTACCTTTTGAACGCGAAAAGGAATCTGGATCTTCTGCACCAGCGCTTTATTGTCTTTGAGCTCGATAATGTGAAGGAGCACCCCATCCTTTTTCCCATCGTCACCATCATCATCATGGAGCTTTTTATCAGCAAGATGAGAAAGCTCGAAGGGACAAGAAAGGTCCTTCTGATCGAAGAAGCCTGGAAAGCAATCGCTAAAGAAGGAATGGACGAATACATAAAATACATCTTTAAAACGGTAAGAAAATATTTTGGAGAGGCCATCGTGGTTACCCAGGAGATTGAAGATATTATCTCCTCCCCTGTGGTCAAACAGGCGATTATCAACAACTCAGACTGCAAGATTCTTTTGGACCAGTCCAAGTACCAAAACAAGTTTGACCAGATCCAGGACCTATTAGGGCTGACTGAGAAGGAAAAGGCCCAGGTGCTTTCCGTCAATAAGGCCAACGATCCGCTAAGAAAGTATAAGGAAGTTTTCATCAGTCTGGGCGGTGTTCTTTCCAAAGTATACCGCACTGAGGTGAGCCCTGAGGAGTATTTATCCTACACCACAGAGCAGACAGAAAAAGTCAAGGTTAACCAGTATGCCAGAAAATACGGGAGCATAAAAAAAGGCATTCAGGTGCTGGCTCAGGAAATGCTGGCCGCGGCACGCCAATAA
- a CDS encoding DUF4133 domain-containing protein, with protein MAKANHQWPQQHFYNAAGNRLNPAGCNLNPHTAVHSKLKTMEELLVADCHPYLYLDNPEILLKDSQVFYRPGSLNNKVKKACGRIRKMIASGLSSDEVIDQSVELITAELRPSRFGYVCAVIASEFPKTFLGWVKANALKDQVLDVVSGCEPMFTLLRFSARTAEQHSIYMTVTNFIGHYLKRKREESDRELLSAEMNKPAARGLVAASDANAFQVEPAVVKSGLFKTDALIIRPVLKEVSPAAAVALPCPVEGPPAPARTVDYFKSELLEDSAGMLYQLKAPQRVSADNTETLKQTHLMASKQYSINKGINKSLVFKGLRAQYIGYMGLGLLIDLLFYAVLYMLRVNTYTTLLLTVTLGALITAIVYHLNATYGEHGLSKTLAKRKTPKIIRSFSRRIFR; from the coding sequence ATGGCCAAAGCAAACCATCAATGGCCGCAGCAACACTTTTATAATGCAGCCGGCAACAGGCTTAATCCTGCCGGCTGTAATTTAAACCCACACACCGCAGTACATTCTAAATTAAAGACTATGGAAGAGCTACTAGTGGCAGATTGCCATCCTTACCTTTACCTTGATAATCCGGAAATACTTTTAAAGGATTCACAGGTCTTCTACCGGCCTGGCAGTTTGAATAACAAAGTAAAAAAAGCCTGTGGAAGAATCAGGAAAATGATCGCTTCGGGCCTCTCATCAGATGAGGTTATCGATCAGAGCGTCGAGCTGATCACAGCCGAACTCAGGCCTTCACGCTTTGGCTATGTTTGCGCGGTCATAGCCAGCGAGTTTCCAAAAACTTTTTTAGGATGGGTCAAGGCCAATGCACTGAAAGATCAGGTGCTCGATGTTGTAAGCGGCTGTGAGCCTATGTTCACCCTTCTTAGGTTTAGTGCCCGCACCGCTGAGCAGCACAGCATCTACATGACAGTTACAAACTTTATCGGCCATTATCTAAAAAGAAAAAGGGAAGAATCGGATCGTGAGCTGCTATCCGCTGAAATGAATAAACCAGCCGCTCGGGGTTTAGTTGCTGCCTCAGATGCAAACGCTTTTCAAGTGGAGCCAGCTGTCGTAAAAAGCGGGCTTTTTAAAACGGATGCTTTAATTATCCGGCCAGTTCTCAAAGAAGTGTCCCCGGCTGCGGCCGTGGCCCTACCTTGCCCGGTAGAAGGCCCCCCCGCGCCAGCACGGACAGTAGATTATTTCAAAAGCGAGCTGCTGGAGGATTCAGCCGGCATGCTCTATCAGTTGAAAGCGCCGCAGCGCGTTTCAGCTGATAATACAGAAACCCTAAAACAAACACACCTGATGGCCAGTAAACAATATTCAATCAACAAGGGAATCAACAAAAGCCTTGTCTTTAAAGGTCTTAGGGCACAATACATTGGCTACATGGGGCTTGGGCTTTTAATTGATCTTCTTTTTTACGCTGTGCTTTATATGCTTAGGGTCAATACCTACACTACGCTGCTTCTGACAGTCACACTGGGCGCTTTAATTACCGCTATCGTCTATCATCTGAATGCCACATACGGCGAGCATGGGCTGAGCAAGACCCTTGCTAAAAGAAAAACACCAAAAATAATCCGGTCATTTTCCAGAAGAATATTCAGGTAA
- a CDS encoding DUF4134 domain-containing protein: MLGAIISKAQDGAAGISEADSQVRSYFEPGTNLMYAIGAVLGLVGAVKVFQKWNAGDQDTNKVAAAWFGSCIFLVVVATVLQSFFGV, translated from the coding sequence ATGCTTGGCGCAATCATTTCAAAGGCGCAGGATGGAGCTGCCGGGATTTCTGAAGCCGACAGTCAGGTTAGGTCTTACTTTGAGCCGGGAACCAACCTGATGTATGCGATCGGTGCTGTTTTGGGCCTTGTGGGCGCTGTCAAGGTATTTCAAAAGTGGAATGCGGGTGATCAGGATACAAATAAGGTCGCCGCAGCATGGTTTGGAAGCTGCATCTTTCTGGTTGTGGTTGCCACTGTGCTTCAATCTTTTTTCGGCGTGTAG
- a CDS encoding HU family DNA-binding protein, which yields MTKADTVQKITEKTGIEKEAVEKILESFFVTIKDSMTGGENIYFRGFGSFTNKKRAQKTARNISKNTSMTVPAQIIPHFKPSEEFVKLVKEAGLTKV from the coding sequence ATGACAAAGGCAGACACCGTTCAAAAAATTACAGAAAAAACAGGTATCGAAAAAGAGGCTGTTGAAAAAATATTGGAATCGTTTTTTGTAACGATTAAAGACTCAATGACAGGCGGCGAAAATATCTATTTCCGCGGCTTTGGAAGTTTTACCAATAAAAAAAGAGCCCAAAAAACGGCAAGAAATATTTCAAAGAATACTTCGATGACTGTACCCGCGCAAATAATTCCTCATTTTAAACCTTCCGAAGAGTTTGTAAAGCTGGTTAAAGAAGCAGGTCTTACAAAAGTTTAA
- a CDS encoding class D beta-lactamase — MNIRLLIICCVFAMDAPAQNLETPFQTCHVNGSTTIYDYNSHKWTVTDEVDSHRGSQPASTFKIINLLIALETGIIKDENAIIKWPGTTDTTLYGYRPDIYRDISVKEAFELSAGWAFIELAKQVGRKKYKTYLQRSNYGNGDLSEKGDDFWNFGNFHVSPRNQIEFLISVYDNKTIFSKQNIAILKKVMVTEKTTDHTLRSKTGWTRVEGNDIGWWVGYLESKGNVYFFATRITKQRSVPNPGFGECRKTITREFLRQINAL; from the coding sequence ATGAACATTCGATTGCTTATCATATGCTGCGTCTTTGCAATGGATGCTCCGGCACAAAATCTGGAAACTCCTTTTCAAACATGCCATGTCAATGGAAGCACTACCATTTACGATTATAACAGCCATAAATGGACTGTCACGGATGAAGTTGATTCGCATCGAGGTAGTCAGCCGGCTTCCACTTTTAAAATAATCAATCTATTAATTGCGCTCGAAACAGGTATAATTAAAGATGAAAACGCCATCATCAAGTGGCCCGGCACAACGGATACCACCTTATATGGCTATCGTCCGGATATTTACCGGGACATTTCTGTAAAGGAAGCATTTGAATTATCCGCCGGATGGGCCTTCATTGAGCTGGCTAAACAAGTGGGCCGTAAAAAATATAAAACATATCTACAAAGATCAAACTATGGGAATGGAGACCTCTCAGAAAAAGGTGATGATTTCTGGAATTTTGGAAATTTCCATGTATCACCTCGCAACCAGATCGAGTTTTTGATCAGTGTATATGACAATAAGACTATTTTTTCAAAACAGAATATCGCTATTTTAAAAAAAGTGATGGTTACAGAGAAAACGACCGACCATACGCTCAGGTCTAAAACAGGATGGACCCGGGTGGAAGGAAATGATATTGGCTGGTGGGTTGGTTATCTGGAATCAAAAGGAAATGTATATTTTTTTGCTACCCGGATTACCAAACAACGATCGGTACCAAACCCTGGCTTTGGAGAATGTCGTAAGACAATTACCAGAGAATTTTTAAGGCAAATAAATGCTTTGTAA
- a CDS encoding winged helix-turn-helix transcriptional regulator has translation MGEIKQTSTNFSNKLALSDECSEAYASNIIGGQWTLVICSWLLSGKLRFGELKKKLPGITERMLTLQLRKLEENKIIIRTVYAEVPPRVEYELTEIGYALKPVIKELEDWGGRHKKLTSI, from the coding sequence ATGGGCGAGATCAAACAAACATCAACCAACTTCTCAAACAAGCTTGCGCTGAGCGATGAATGTTCGGAAGCATATGCATCAAATATCATCGGCGGACAATGGACATTGGTAATATGTTCGTGGCTGTTAAGTGGGAAACTAAGATTTGGAGAACTAAAGAAAAAATTACCTGGTATTACCGAAAGGATGTTGACCTTGCAGCTGCGTAAGCTCGAAGAGAATAAAATAATCATAAGGACTGTTTATGCAGAAGTACCACCGCGGGTAGAGTATGAGCTTACAGAAATTGGATACGCCTTAAAACCGGTCATCAAGGAGTTGGAAGATTGGGGGGGGCGTCATAAAAAGTTGACGAGTATATAA
- a CDS encoding nuclear transport factor 2 family protein, which yields MRKWDGNIPPIDRYNSGAEKVIYNEERLPIESYGSTPDASTTKSIQIKKRTKMENATILHKANEFVKKGNYESFLAYCTQNTKWFFVGERILEGKDKVRAYMQEFYFEPPVFTVEMTIEEGDYVTVTGEITLKAANGTYNHYDYCDIWRFENGKIAELKAFVIEKKS from the coding sequence ATGAGAAAATGGGACGGCAATATACCACCCATTGATCGTTATAACTCCGGTGCTGAGAAGGTAATTTATAACGAAGAGCGCTTACCGATAGAATCATATGGAAGCACACCGGATGCAAGCACTACTAAATCGATTCAGATCAAAAAACGAACAAAAATGGAAAACGCAACGATATTACACAAAGCCAACGAATTCGTTAAAAAGGGAAACTATGAAAGTTTTCTAGCCTATTGTACACAGAATACCAAATGGTTTTTTGTAGGCGAACGTATCCTTGAGGGTAAAGATAAAGTACGAGCGTATATGCAGGAATTCTATTTCGAACCGCCCGTATTTACCGTCGAAATGACCATTGAGGAAGGTGATTATGTAACCGTGACGGGGGAAATTACCTTGAAGGCTGCAAATGGAACCTATAACCACTATGATTATTGCGACATCTGGCGCTTCGAAAATGGAAAGATTGCAGAATTGAAAGCTTTTGTCATAGAAAAGAAATCCTAA
- a CDS encoding winged helix-turn-helix transcriptional regulator: MPCYRNDSYVRRTVDSAYFASAFQACRRFGEINVRVPSISRKVLTEELRELEADGLISTKQFDDFPPQIEYALTEYEEKLCPLLSYIAA; this comes from the coding sequence ATGCCCTGCTATAGAAACGATAGCTATGTTCGGAGAACGGTGGACAGTGCTTATTTTGCAAGTGCTTTCCAAGCATGCAGGCGTTTTGGGGAAATTAATGTCCGGGTGCCCTCTATCTCGAGAAAAGTATTAACTGAAGAACTAAGAGAACTTGAAGCTGATGGGTTAATTAGTACGAAACAGTTCGATGATTTTCCCCCTCAGATAGAGTATGCCCTCACCGAATACGAGGAAAAACTTTGCCCATTGCTATCTTATATAGCAGCATAG
- a CDS encoding T9SS type A sorting domain-containing protein, whose protein sequence is MKKFYCLVLLAALFLIKISNANAALSQGDLAVIGMNGDFDDPTSTKRSFAVVALSSIAKDEVIYFTDRGWVNAFGSTSAHFVGSLANPPLAGTYTNEGTFQWKPSAIIPAGTVITFKIDLAARVVSGVKGDGIALPSAELSILPSTWTNINLTANPWPAGTGDQILIYQGTQSNPTFIYAFNNLRWSSSTNVANGWFTNPDSIEPTNFFPAYCELPTSLNTNCSLGFLTNPNNNTRYTNTIYNPTLTSGTKEVWLDDITNPAKWNNTTSGNTPYNFTQGFGSGEITFFNMGALPVSLARYFAKVEGGAVKLEWSTATETDNSHFEIEHSTDAKNFKMIGFIEANGSSSVRRDYTWYDNRPLNGTNYYRLVQIDYDGKTTKYGIKSLRFGPPTELSPYLYPNPAVETVTIPLSGKTSRVDLLDANGTLLRQLAIRENEINVIVPVNNLLMGTYFIRLHTEVGIISSKFVKF, encoded by the coding sequence ATGAAAAAATTCTATTGCCTAGTGCTATTAGCAGCCCTCTTTCTTATAAAAATATCAAATGCGAATGCAGCCCTTTCTCAGGGTGATCTTGCGGTTATCGGAATGAACGGTGATTTTGATGACCCTACATCTACAAAACGGAGTTTCGCAGTGGTTGCATTAAGCAGCATTGCTAAAGATGAGGTAATATATTTTACTGACCGCGGATGGGTGAATGCATTTGGCTCAACTTCGGCTCATTTCGTAGGTTCGCTCGCTAATCCACCATTAGCAGGAACTTACACCAACGAAGGGACCTTTCAATGGAAACCTTCTGCAATTATACCTGCGGGTACGGTAATCACATTTAAAATTGACCTCGCAGCAAGGGTCGTATCGGGGGTAAAAGGTGATGGTATTGCACTTCCCTCAGCAGAACTGTCCATACTGCCGAGCACATGGACTAATATCAATCTTACTGCTAATCCATGGCCAGCAGGGACTGGCGATCAAATATTAATATACCAGGGCACACAAAGCAATCCAACATTTATCTATGCCTTTAATAACCTAAGATGGTCCTCTTCTACAAATGTGGCAAATGGCTGGTTTACAAATCCTGACAGTATTGAACCAACGAACTTTTTTCCAGCATATTGTGAATTACCCACAAGTTTAAATACCAATTGTTCACTTGGGTTTTTGACCAACCCAAATAACAATACTCGTTATACCAATACTATCTATAACCCTACTTTAACAAGCGGGACAAAAGAAGTTTGGCTAGACGATATTACAAATCCGGCAAAATGGAATAATACAACTTCTGGCAATACACCATATAACTTCACCCAGGGGTTTGGTTCAGGAGAGATAACCTTTTTTAACATGGGGGCCTTGCCGGTTTCATTGGCACGTTATTTTGCAAAGGTAGAAGGGGGAGCTGTTAAGCTGGAATGGTCAACTGCAACCGAAACAGACAACAGCCATTTTGAGATAGAGCATTCAACCGATGCAAAAAACTTTAAAATGATCGGATTTATTGAAGCAAACGGATCTTCATCGGTGAGGCGAGATTATACCTGGTACGATAATCGGCCATTAAACGGTACAAACTATTATAGACTTGTCCAGATTGATTACGATGGAAAAACTACAAAATATGGTATCAAGTCCCTAAGGTTCGGGCCTCCTACAGAATTAAGTCCCTATCTTTACCCAAATCCTGCGGTGGAAACAGTAACCATTCCTTTATCTGGAAAAACCAGCAGGGTGGATTTGTTAGACGCAAATGGTACACTCTTACGTCAGCTTGCCATCCGGGAAAACGAAATTAATGTTATTGTCCCTGTAAATAACTTATTGATGGGGACTTATTTTATCCGCCTGCATACCGAAGTTGGTATTATATCCAGTAAATTTGTCAAGTTTTAA
- a CDS encoding helix-turn-helix domain-containing protein, with protein sequence MNLQQPYRIKTIKEYHKILGVSNPVNPMISVIDLAELTPYKSEESIKVIFDFYIISLKKVKVGDVQYGYGQQQYDFDEGILFFIAPNQIFSFKADNDFKSAGSMLLIHPDFLWGNTLAKTIKKFDFFNYAINEALFVSEKEELILNSFIKNIEQEYHAHIDKFSESIIISQIESLLNYSNRFYMRQFLTRKISGNQILDKLEKILDDYFNNEAIINKGLPTVQYIAGLLNCSPNYLSGVLKTLTGQNTQQHIHEKLIEKAKEKLSTTTLTIGEIAFELGFEYPQSFSKLFKSKTDLTPVEFRASFN encoded by the coding sequence ATGAACCTGCAGCAGCCCTATAGAATAAAAACCATTAAAGAATATCATAAAATACTAGGTGTAAGCAATCCTGTAAATCCTATGATTAGTGTTATAGATCTAGCTGAATTAACACCTTATAAAAGTGAGGAAAGTATCAAGGTGATCTTTGATTTTTATATCATCTCACTCAAAAAGGTGAAGGTCGGAGATGTACAGTATGGTTACGGCCAGCAACAGTATGATTTCGATGAAGGCATTTTGTTCTTTATAGCACCTAATCAGATATTTTCATTTAAAGCGGATAATGATTTTAAGAGTGCAGGAAGTATGTTGCTCATTCATCCGGATTTCCTATGGGGAAATACATTAGCTAAAACCATCAAAAAATTTGATTTCTTCAATTATGCGATAAACGAAGCTCTTTTTGTGTCCGAAAAAGAAGAGCTTATATTGAACAGTTTTATCAAAAATATTGAGCAGGAATATCATGCACACATAGATAAATTTAGTGAGTCGATTATCATTTCTCAAATTGAATCACTCCTCAATTATTCAAATCGGTTTTATATGCGTCAGTTTCTCACGCGTAAAATATCGGGAAATCAGATACTGGATAAACTGGAAAAAATTCTTGACGACTATTTTAATAATGAAGCCATTATCAATAAAGGATTGCCTACGGTACAGTACATTGCGGGACTTCTCAATTGTTCTCCAAACTATTTGAGTGGAGTTTTGAAAACCCTTACCGGTCAGAATACCCAGCAGCACATTCATGAAAAGCTCATTGAAAAAGCAAAAGAAAAACTTTCGACGACTACGCTTACTATAGGCGAAATTGCTTTTGAGCTAGGATTCGAGTACCCACAGTCTTTCAGCAAATTATTTAAAAGCAAAACCGATCTTACTCCGGTTGAGTTCCGGGCGTCTTTCAATTAA
- a CDS encoding DUF2147 domain-containing protein, whose translation MLFSQSKADDIVGVWYSPVKEGSVQIFKSGKNYYGKLIYLKHSVDNDGKPVLDVNNPDKEKRKMPLVGIFLLTEIIFNDKKNSWKGKLYDYDGKKGNTYDSYLTVTKNGDLNIKGFWGLSFFGLNPGLTLERVDVE comes from the coding sequence ATGTTATTTTCACAATCAAAAGCCGATGATATCGTTGGTGTATGGTATAGCCCTGTAAAAGAGGGCAGTGTGCAGATATTTAAGAGCGGTAAAAACTATTACGGCAAACTAATCTATTTAAAACATTCTGTCGATAATGATGGAAAACCCGTTTTAGATGTAAATAATCCTGACAAAGAAAAGCGGAAAATGCCATTGGTAGGAATCTTTTTGTTAACAGAAATTATATTTAATGATAAGAAGAACAGCTGGAAGGGAAAGCTTTATGATTATGATGGGAAAAAGGGAAATACCTATGATTCTTATCTTACCGTCACCAAAAATGGCGACCTAAATATCAAAGGCTTTTGGGGACTTTCTTTCTTCGGATTAAATCCCGGACTTACTTTGGAAAGAGTTGATGTGGAATAA
- a CDS encoding NmrA family NAD(P)-binding protein: protein MKIVVTGSLGNISKPLVVQLIKQGHHVTVISSSPARKAEIEQLGAWAAIGEVEDDIFLTKTFEGHDAAYCMIPPFNFFGDQNLDYREQALNISTNYLQAIQKAGIKKVIHLSSVGAEKQTGVGVLVFHYIAESVFKRLSPDISVTHLRPGSFDYNLYAFMDMVKGKGFLEGIIGKLFYLKHYGLKGLVKGYSGIILSNYGATDKIAWVSPNDIATTIAEEINTQQKGRKVRYVASEELTCQEIASVLGNAIGKPYLKWVLISDKQMSDAFKKIGASEKIAKEFTEMNVAMHDGSLFEDYFKSRPAIFGRVKIKDFAKEFALKYKEQ, encoded by the coding sequence ATGAAAATAGTTGTGACAGGTTCATTAGGGAATATCAGTAAGCCGCTTGTGGTGCAATTGATAAAACAAGGACATCACGTTACTGTAATCAGCAGTTCGCCCGCAAGGAAAGCAGAAATAGAGCAGTTGGGAGCATGGGCTGCCATTGGCGAGGTAGAGGATGATATTTTTCTAACTAAAACTTTTGAAGGTCATGATGCTGCCTACTGTATGATCCCACCCTTTAACTTTTTCGGAGATCAGAATCTTGATTATCGAGAACAGGCATTAAATATTAGTACAAATTATCTTCAGGCAATTCAAAAAGCTGGTATAAAAAAAGTAATTCATCTGAGCAGTGTAGGTGCAGAAAAACAGACTGGGGTCGGGGTATTGGTTTTTCACTATATTGCAGAAAGTGTTTTTAAACGACTTTCTCCAGACATATCTGTTACTCATCTTCGGCCAGGATCTTTCGATTATAATTTGTATGCCTTTATGGATATGGTTAAGGGCAAAGGTTTTTTGGAAGGTATTATCGGGAAATTGTTCTACCTTAAACATTATGGTCTCAAAGGTCTTGTGAAAGGATATTCCGGAATTATATTGTCGAATTATGGAGCAACCGACAAAATCGCTTGGGTGTCTCCCAATGATATTGCAACCACCATTGCAGAGGAAATTAACACTCAACAAAAAGGGAGAAAAGTGAGGTATGTTGCCAGTGAAGAACTCACATGTCAGGAAATAGCCTCTGTTTTGGGTAACGCCATCGGAAAGCCGTACTTAAAATGGGTGCTTATTAGCGACAAACAAATGAGCGACGCATTCAAAAAAATAGGGGCATCAGAAAAAATCGCCAAAGAATTTACAGAAATGAATGTTGCGATGCATGATGGCAGTTTGTTTGAGGATTACTTCAAAAGCAGACCAGCCATTTTTGGCAGGGTGAAAATTAAAGATTTTGCGAAAGAATTCGCCTTAAAATACAAAGAGCAATGA
- a CDS encoding transposase, with amino-acid sequence MALSNVHKLNVTDKEFLDFLYSSSSIISEASELESQFKKLFHAKEPGSLQKWIERAIKSDSSLKTFAKGILLDYEAVNQAVISSISNGQVEGQVNKLKTIKREIYGRAGFDLLKTMVLAN; translated from the coding sequence ATGGCTCTTTCTAACGTGCATAAACTAAACGTCACAGACAAAGAATTTCTTGATTTTTTATACAGCTCATCCAGTATCATAAGTGAAGCATCAGAACTTGAAAGTCAATTCAAAAAGTTATTTCATGCAAAAGAACCCGGAAGTCTACAAAAATGGATTGAACGAGCGATAAAGTCAGATTCAAGCCTGAAAACGTTTGCAAAAGGAATACTCCTGGATTATGAAGCTGTGAATCAGGCCGTCATATCGAGTATCAGTAACGGTCAAGTTGAAGGACAAGTAAATAAACTTAAAACCATTAAAAGAGAAATTTACGGTAGGGCTGGATTTGACCTTTTAAAGACAATGGTACTCGCAAATTAA
- a CDS encoding DDE-type integrase/transposase/recombinase → MDKIATAWVSDITYINTTQGWLYLTTVLDLADRKVIGWSLSSTMKAIATVIRA, encoded by the coding sequence GTGGATAAAATAGCGACTGCGTGGGTATCTGACATCACCTACATTAACACAACCCAAGGCTGGCTATATCTCACTACAGTACTAGATTTGGCTGACAGGAAAGTAATTGGATGGTCACTAAGTTCAACAATGAAAGCTATTGCTACTGTGATACGTGCGTGA